Proteins found in one Numida meleagris isolate 19003 breed g44 Domestic line chromosome 25, NumMel1.0, whole genome shotgun sequence genomic segment:
- the ELF3 gene encoding ETS-related transcription factor Elf-3, whose amino-acid sequence MAASCEISNIFSNYISAMYQPEEVQLPPDVLGCPGEDSSVGLSLSASQPLAEGADKPEWFSELPYFWTKVQVLEWISYHVEKNKYDASSIDFSCCNMDGHALCHCTRDQMRLIFGPLGDELYDRLHEITSDELSWIIELLEKEDANSQETFLDSSHLELSNPCAKDSLEDLKPTNPFLTTDFTSLPGAMSPGSSDLSGPVMSHSPNSQDSGGSDLDLDPVEAKLFPEDGFAGSKKGDGKHGKRKRGRPRKLSKESRECLEGRKSKHSPRGTHLWEFIRDILIHPELNEGLMKWEDRREGVFKFLRSEAVAQLWGQKKKNSSMTYEKLSRAMRYYYKREILERVDGRRLVYKFGKNSSGWKEEEVLNRNKEL is encoded by the exons ATGGCGGCATCTTGTGAGATCAGCAACATCTTCTCCAACTACATCAGCGCCATGTACCAGCCCGAGGAGGTGCAGCTGCCCCCTGATGTGCTGGGATGCCCTGGGGAAGACAGCAGCGTGGGGCTGAGCCTCTCCGCCAGCCAGCCCCTGGCAGAGGGTGCAG ACAAGCCAGAGTGGTTCAGTGAGCTCCCGTACTTCTGGACCAAGGTGCAGGTGCTGGAGTGGATCAGCTACCACGTGGAGAAGAACAAGTACGACGCCAGCTCTATTGACTTCTCCTGCTGCAACATGGACGGGCACGCGCTCTGCCACTGCACCAGGGACCAGATGCGCCTCATCTTCGGGCCGCTGGGGGACGAGCTGTATGACCGCCTGCATGAGATCA CCTCCGACGAGCTGAGCTGGATCATCgagctgctggagaaagaggATGCAAATTCCCAGGAGACCTTCCTGGACAGCAGCCACCTAG AGCTGAGCAATCCCTGTGCCAAGGACTCCCTGGAGGACCTGAAGCCCACAAACCCTTTCCTCACCACAGACTTCACCTCCCTGCCCGGCGCCATGTCCCCAGGCAGCTCCGACCTCTCAG GGCCCGTGATGTCCCACAGCCCCAATTCCCAGGACTCCGGTGGAAGTGACCTCGACCTCGATCCCGTGGAAGCAAAGCTCTTTCCTGAGG ATGGCTTTGCAGGCAGCAAGAAAGGGGATGGCAAACACGGCAAGCGGAAACGGGGCCGGCCCCGAAAACTCagcaaggagagcagagagTGCCTGGAGGGTCGGAAGAGCAAGCACT CCCCGCGAGGAACTCATCTGTGGGAGTTCATCCGCGACATCCTCATCCACCCCGAGCTGAACGAGGGGCTGATGAAATGGGAGGACCGGCGCGAGGGCGTCTTCAAGTTCCTGCGCTCCGAGGCGGTGGCTCAGCTCTGGGGGCAGAAgaagaagaacagcagcatgACCTACGAGAAGCTGAGCCGAGCGATGCG ATATTACTACAAACGGGAGATCTTGGAGAGGGTCGATGGGCGCCGGCTGGTCTACAAGTTTGGGAAGAACTCCAGCGgatggaaggaagaggaggtgCTCAACAGGAACAAGGAGCTGTAA
- the GPR37L1 gene encoding LOW QUALITY PROTEIN: prosaposin receptor GPR37L1 (The sequence of the model RefSeq protein was modified relative to this genomic sequence to represent the inferred CDS: inserted 1 base in 1 codon; deleted 3 bases in 3 codons), translated as MVGLKGPLKITPPTPSRGLVAPHQLRLPRAPWGDAGXTRVGCGDAQPRLWLSALGSVPAASVGDQQRARLRRSFILPGALRSAHSSGRSRTERSSPGPSSSPAAPGLLRQTLPAEAAEDTMPSPPSLVLLLLALQGAAAMPGAAGQHAEGSVHPSQGAGGGRVLPVVAQDNAELKARPRRGTVEDSKSVQQYVPGVRVEFPRPINAASLHPTRALVPSSTDPSEQQHGVPTDGQGAEPAANLTTVSDKRLQIQNPLYPVTENSYSAYAVMFLSLIVFAVGIIGNLSVMCIVWHNYYMKSAWNSILASLAFWDFLILFFCLPVVIFNEITKKRLLGDISCRVVPFMEVSSLGVTTFSLCALGIDRFHAATSPQASARPIEQCQSIIAKLAVIWVGSMTLSVPEVLLWQLAQDTSPVSGVVTEYCTMKPSSNLPESVYSLVLTYQNARMWWYFGCYFCLPILFTVSCQLVTRRIRGTEKKAECRGTKHSQCESHLNCTIIGLTIIYGLCTTPENVCNIVVAYMSPDMSKQTLDLLNLINQFFLFFKCSVTPVLLLCLCRPLGQAFMDCCCCCCEGCGPDAASSEGSTESKLKTEMSSSIFFDKPRESPPPLLALGTPC; from the exons ATGGTCGGGTTGAAAGGGCCCTTGAAGATCACC CCCCCAACCCCTTcccgtgggctggttgccccccaccagctcaggctgcccagggccccatggGGAGATGCTG GGACGCGGGTGGGCTGTGGGGATGCGCAGCCCAGGCTGTGGCTCTCAGCTCTTGGCAGCGTCCCGGCAGCG TCGGTGGGTGACCAGCAGAGGGCCCGGCTCCGCCGCTCCTTTATCCTG CCCGGGGCGCTCCGCAGCGCCCATAGCAGCGGCCGCAGCCGGACCGAGCGGAGCTCCCCCGGCCCCTCCTCGtcccccgcagccccggggctgCTCCGTCAGACGCTTCCCGCAGAGGCTGCGGAGGACACCATGCCTTCGCCCCCATCGCTcgtcctcctgctgctggcactgcaggggGCCGCGGCGATGCCAGGCGCAGCTGGGCAGCACGCAGAAGGCAGCGTGCACCCAAGCCAGGGTGCGGGTGGAGGTAGGGTGCTGCCCGTGGTTGCACAGGATAACGCAGAGCTGAAGGCACGGCCGCGCCGGGGGACGGTGGAGGACTCCAAGTCGGTGCAGCAATACGTGCCGGGGGTGCGCGTGGAGTTCCCGCGGCCCATCAACGCCGCCAGCCTGCACCCCACCAGGGCCCTGGTGCCGTCCAGCACCGACCCCTCGGAGCAGCAGCACGGGGTCCCCACAGACGGGCAGGGGGCCGAGCCCGCCGCCAACCTGACCACGGTGTCCGACAAGCGGCTGCAAATCCAGAACCCCCTGTACCCGGTGACGGAGAACTCCTACAGCGCCTACGCCGTCATGTTCCTGTCCCTCATCGTCTTCGCGGTGGGCATCATCGGGAACCTCTCGGTGATGTGCATCGTGTGGCACAACTACTACATGAAGAGCGCCTGGAACTCCATCCTGGCCAGCCTGGCTTTCTGGGActtcctcatcctcttcttcTGCCTACCTGTGGTCATCTTCAACGAGATCACCAAGAAGCGGCTGCTGGGGGACATCTCGTGCCGCGTCGTGCCCTTCATGGAG gtATCATCCCTGGGAGTCACCACCTTCAGCCTCTGCGCCCTGGGCATCGACAGGTTCCACGCGGCCACCAGCCCGCAGGCCAGCGCCCGGCCCATCGAGCAGTGCCAGTCCATCATTGCCAAGCTGGCCGTCATCTGGGTGGGCTCCATGACGCTGTCGGTGCCGGAGGTCCTGCTCTGGCAGCTGGCTCAGGACACGTCGCCCGTGTCCGGCGTGGTGACCGAGTATTGCACCATGAAGCCTTCGTCCAACCTGCCCGAGTCCGTCTACTCGCTGGTGCTCACCTACCAGAACGCTCGGATGTGGTGGTACTTCGGCTGCTACTTCTGCCTGCCCATCCTCTTCACCGTCAGCTGCCAGCTGGTGACCCGCAGGATCCGCGGCACCGAGAAGAAGGCCGAGTGCCGCGGGACCAAGCACAGCCAGTGCGAGAGCCACTTGAACTGCACCATCATCGGGCTGACCATCATCTATGGGCTCTGCACCACCCCCGAGAACGTCTGCAACATCGTGGTGGCCTACATGTCCCCCGACATGTCCAAGCAGACCCTGGACCTGCTCAACCTCATCAAccagttctttctgttcttcaagtGCTCGGTGACGCCCGTCCTGCTCCTGTGCCTCTGCAGACCGCTGGGCCAGGCCTTCAtggactgctgctgctgctgctgcgagGGCTGCGGTCCCGACGCCGCCTCCAGCGAGGGCAGCACCGAAAGCAAGCTCAAGACAGAGATGTCCTCCTCCATCTTCTTCGACAAGCCCCGGGAGTCCCCTCCGCCCCTCCTGGCCCTCGGCACGCCGTGCTAA